The DNA segment TTTTAAAATTATTGGTTGATGGTAATGACAAGATTATTAAACAATAATTATTTAAGGGATTAGCATGCAATTACTAATAGACTCCATTGGGAATGTAGGGGCATTTTTGCTCTATTTTTCTCTCTCCTTGGCATTTTTACTACTCTTCAAGGTGGTTTACGTCCGGTTTACTCCTTACGATGAATGGGCATTGATTAAAGATGGAAAGAACATTTCAGCGGCGGTAGCACTTGCTGGATCTATACTTGGTTATAGTTTGGCCATTTCGGGCGCGGCAAGTAATTCAGTGAATATTGTTGATTTTGCTGTTTGGGGCGTGGTTGCATTTCTAGCGCAAATCGTGGCTTTCTTCTTAGTTCGTTTTACCTTTATGCCCAAGGTTGTCGAGCGAATAGAAAATGGTGAGATTCCTGCTGGTATAGTGATGGCCGCAACGTCAGTTTCGGTTGGATTGTTGAACGCAGCATGTATGACTTACTGATAAGGAGATTGTGAGGATGAAAAAAACCAAACAAGTATCTTTGCAACGAATGCGAAAATCATGGCGTCCATTTGCACAAAATTCTCTTTCGGTTGCCGTTGTTTCTGCGATGCTAGCAGGGTGTGGTGATACTGAAGATGCCACTATCTACCAAGGTGTCGATGATTGCTCTGGCGATAATCCAGATTTTGCCGAGCAATGTAAGGCTGCCTATGAGTACGCGTTGGAAGAGGCAGGTCGTACGGGGCCAAAGTACAATACTGAAAATGAGTGTACTCAAGAGTTTGGTGCGAATGCTTGTGTACAAGCTCCGCGCTCTAACTGGTTTATGCCCGCAATGACGGGCTTTATGTTTGCCCGCATGATGACGAATAATCGACCATATTACTCGCAACCTATGTATTCCTCGCGTTACCCAGGTAGTATTTTTCATGACCGCTGGGTTAGCTCTGATGGTCAAGATTACGGCTCCAGTCGTTATAAGAAATCGACAGTAAAGGTCGGACGAGATCAGATGAAGCCGAAACCTACGGCAACTAAAACCATGTCTAGAGGTGGTTTTGGTTCAACTGTTTCTGCTAAATCTAGCTGGGGAAGTAGCAAATCATCATCAAGTAAAAGTTGGGGTGGTTAAGCCATGTTGAGGGTCGACGCGAAAGAAAGAAGGCATTGGAAAGCGCTGGCAAAAGAGTACGGCTTTGGTTTTCATTCGGTGTATGAAAACCCTTATTGGGACGAGTCGGCTTACTATCAGTTTACCCTTGAGCAAATAGAAAAAGATATTGAAGACCCAACAGAAGAGATCCACCAAATGTGCTTACAGGTGGTGGATAAAGTAGTTGGGGATGATTATTGGTTACGAAAATTTCAAATACCAGAACCGATGTGGGAAAACGTACTGACATCATGGAAGCAAAAAGAGTCGTCATTATATTCGCGACTCGATTTTGCCTATGATGGAAAAGGGGCGGCAAAATTATATGAAAACAATGCTGACACGCCTACGTCACTCTACGAAACAGGTTTTTGGCAGTGGTTATGGTTAGAAGACATGGTGAATAGCTCTCAGATACGCCGTGATGCAGACCAATTTAATCTTCTGCAAGAGTTACTGATAGAACGCTTTCAAGAAATTGCTATACAGCAGCCAGGGCAAACACTACATTTCAGTTGTTGCAAGGATAGCGTCGAAGATCGTGGTACCGTTCAATACATTGAAGATTGTGCTCTAGAGGCTGGTTTATCTACGTCTTTTGTTTTTACTGAAGATATTGGTCTTAACAACAAAAAAGAGTTTGTTGATCTCAATGACCAAGCCGTTCGCTGGATGTTCAAGCTCTATCCGTGGGAGTTTATGTTTAGAGAGCAGTACGCGGGGAATTTACAAGAAGCAAAGGTTAACTGGCTTGAACCTATGTGGAAATCCATTATTAGCAACAAGGCATTATTGCCTTTGCTTTGGAAAATGTTTCCTAATCATCCAAATTTAATTCCTTCTTTTTTCCCCGACGATAAGAAGATAAGCACCCTAGGTGATTATGTTATTAAACCGCTTTTCGCTCGTGAAGGTGCCAATATATCCATTGTAGAGAAAGGAAAAAAAACACTGCAGACGGATGGTCCCTATGGAGAAGAAGGTGTTATTTATCAAGCATACCATCCACTACCAAAATTTGGTGATAACTACACCTTGATAGGCAGTTGGCTGATAAATGATAAGCCCGCAGGTATGTCTATTCGAGAAGATGTCTCAAGAGTGACTCAAGACTTATCACGTTACATCCCGCATATTATTCTTGATTAGATAACTTTTTAGATTGGTATAATACTAGAATCGTGAAAAGGGCAAATAATCAAATAAAAAGCCCAAGCTTTCGCTTGGGCTTTGATCTTAGGCTGATGATTACTTTATAACTGATTGGCGTGCGTTTTACGCTTTTATATTTTGTCCAACCATAAACCTGTGTTGAGGACAGGCTTAACAGTAATTACTTGTTTAAATCGTCTTCGTGCTCAGCTAGGAATGCTGCAACGCCAGTTGGAGTTGCGTCCATACCTGCTTTACCTTCTTCCCATTGTGCAGGGCAAACTTCGCCATGTTTTAGGTGGAAGTTTAGTGCATCAACCATGCGTAGCATTTCGTCGATGTTACGACCTAGTGGAAGATCGTTAACGACTTGGTGACGAACAACACCTTCATCATCAATTAAGAAAGAGGCGCGGAAAGCAACACCAGCTTCTGGGTGCTCGATACCGTATGCTTGGCAGATTTCGTGCTTAACGTCAGCAGCGAGTGGGTATTGAACTTTACCGATACCGCCATCTGCGATAGCGGTGTTACGCCATGCGTTGTGAGAGAACTGAGAATCGATAGAAACGCCGATAACCTCAACACCCTTGTCTTGGAAGTCTTGGAAGCGTTTGTCAAAAGCAATGAGCTCTGATGGACAAACAAAAGTAAAATCTAGTGGGTAAAAGAATACTACCGCCTTTTTACCTTTAGTGAATTCTGCGAAGTTGAAGTTATCAACGATTTCGCCGTTACCTAAAACAGCTGCAGAAGTAAAATCTGGGGCTTGACGTCCTACTAGTACCATTTTCTTGCTCCTAATTAAGTATTTTCTTCAAACCATTTGGTTTGAGTTTGTGTTTCTACAAGCAAACTATAGTACATAACTGAGCATCTAAAAAAGCGAATTAAATAGATTGATTTAATCGAAAAAAGCGATTAGGTTGATTTGCGTCTTATTGAGAAACTAAACAGTAAATAAAATGGTTGGCACGGATAGATAATATGAATAAATGGCCCAGTCTAAAACAACTGCACTATATCGTCACACTACATGAAACACGGCATTTCAGTCATGCCGCAGAAAAATGTTTTGTGAGTCAATCTACTCTAAGCAAAGGAATACAAAACCTTGAAGAGATGATTGGCTGTCCTCTTTATGAGAAAAAAGATAAAAAAAGTCCGCTTGTATTTACACAGGCTGGCGAACTGGTTGTGACTCATGGCAAAGAATTACTGGCTAAAGGGCAGGACCTCATCGAGTTGGGTAAACTCTGCCAAGGTGGAACAATGCAGGGTCAACTTAGAGTGGGCTGTATTCCGACAATCGCTCCTTTTCTTCTGTGCGATTTAGTCCAAGAAGTGAATCAACGATTTCCGCAACTGAACCTTCTGCTAAGAGAAGATACCACGACAAATTTACTGGAGGCATTGAAACATGGCCAGATGGACGTATTAATTTTGGCTCTACCAGTCGATATTGGAAATATGCACAGCAAGGTTGTTGGGCAGGATCCTTTCAGGATGGTGATTAGTCGTAATCAGGCCGATGGGATTCGAGTTCCGATAAAATATGACGAACTGCCAAACGAATCCGTGTTTTTATTAGAAAATGAACACTGCTTAACGGAGCACGCGGTTTCAGCCTGTAAATTAACGGACAAAGATAAGATTAATCCATTCACTGCCACAAGTTTACATACGTTGGTGCAGATGGTCGCTAATGGGCTAGGGACAACATTTATCCCACAGATGGCGATCGAACATGGATTATTAGAAAACCAAAATTTGATTGTTGTCGATCCCCCCGGTCAACAGGCCTACCGAGATATCGGTCTTGTTTGGAGACCAAGTTCCTCGCGTTACGAGACGTTTGAAAAATTAGCAGAGGTGGTTTCTGAACTTATGTAATACCTATCTGGAAGATTAACTGAACCCGGATTTTCTTAGCTTGGTATCGCCGCTATTTTCATCGCCGTAAGAAATAAAAAAGCATTGGAAGTTGGGCTTGGCCTTCCAATGCTGAAATCTTACGTGGTCAGTTACGCGCTAGTTCTAAATTACCTAGTCGTTCTATTTAGTTTGGTAATACCTCAACGCAAGCAAGGCTAACGTCTTGGTCGATATAGGCCATTCCCAATTTATTTAGAAACGCCATACGGTCGGCTTTCATAAGATCAATGTCGGGTGCATCGAGACCACAACGCTCATAGATTATTGCTAGATGCGCCATAAAATGCTCGCCAGTTTCCATTAATAATAAACTGGCAGCTCCTACATCAGGTTTCACATTAACACGTTGTTTTTCCGATAAGTTTATCGCTAATACTATGGGGTCTTCCTTTCCTTCAAAGCGTACCGTGCGGTTTCGAACGGCTTGCTCGGCCCAATAATAGGCTAGCTCTTTACTTTGAGTTAAGAAAATCGGTTCTTGCGATTCTGTATAGCGATTACCAATGGTCGCCATGGTACTGACGGCGGCTTGGTTCAACGCTTTATCTCCTGAACGCTTTAATCCTTGTTCCTGAATTGAAGTGAGCAGAGCTGAAGAGGTGCCGTGGTACCAAACATCATTCGTTTCAAAACCATCAGACGTGAGTAATTGTTTTGCATCCTGAAGGTGAGTTGGAATTCGAGTCATTTTAGGCATCCTCATATCGGCGTTGAGTACCGCCATCCATTAGAGGGATGGCGGACTTCGCTAGGGGTTAGTTAAACTGGTTAGAAGTGTTCAAAGCACCACCGGCTTTAAGTGCATTTTCACCAGCGAAGTACTCTTTGTGATCATCACCCAAATCAGAGCCTGACATGTTTTGATGTTTAACACAGGCGATACCTTGGCGGATCTCTTTACGTTGTACGCCTTTAACGTAACCCAACATTCCTTGGTCACCAAAGTACTCTTTGGCTAGGTTGTCGGTAGACAACGCCGCGGTATGGTAGGTTGGTAGGGTAATCAAATGGTGGAAGATACCTGCATCGCGAGATGCATCAGCTTGGAAAGAACGGATCTTATCATCGGCACGAATAGATAATTCCGTTTCATCGTATTCAACACTCATCAAGCTGTCTCTATGGTAAGCAGAGACATCTTCTCCTGCTTCTACCATGGCATCATAGGCCTGTTGACGGAAATTAAGCGTCCAGTTGAAAGAAGGCGAGTTGTTATAAACAAGCTTAGCATTAGGGTGAACCGCGCGAACACCGTCCATCATCTCTTTGATCTGGCCGATGTGTGGTTTCTCTGTTTCAATCCACAGAAGATCAGCCCCTGCGTTAATCGCTTCGATACAGTCAAACACACAGCGATCTTCACCCGTTCCAGAGCGGAATTGATACAAACCTGAAGGAAGGCGCTTAGGACGAAGCAGTTTGCCATCACGATTAAAGCAAACATCGCCTTCAGCCATCTCTGCAACATCGATCTCTTCAGCATCTAAATATGAGTTATATACGTCACCTTGGTCACCGGGCTCTTTAACCACGGCGATTTCTTTCGTAAGACCAGCACCTTGTGAGTCGGTACGGGCGACAATAATTCCGTTATCAATACCTAGCTCTAAGAATGCATAACGGAGTGCACGAAGTTTTGCATGGAAGTCAGCATGAGGAACCGTCACCTTGCCATCTTGGTGACCGCACTGTTTTTCGTCCGCTACTTGGTTTTCTATTTGTAAGCAACAAGCACCGGCTTCGATCATCTGTTTAGCCATCAGGTATGTGGCTTCAGCGTTACCAAATCCTGCATCAATATCAGCAATAATCGGAACAACGTGGGTAACATGGTTATCGATTTGATCTTGAATTGATGCTTGTGCTGCCGTATCACCAGATTCACGGGCATTGTCTAAAGCGCGGAATAACCCGCCCAGCTCTCTCGCATCGGCTTGGCGTAAAAATGTGTACAGCTCTTCAACTAGGCCAGCCACCGAGGTTTTTTCATGCATCGATTGGTCAGGCAGAGGGCCAAAATCAGAACGAAGTGCAGCAACCATCCAACCGGAAAGGTAAAGGTAGCGTCCATCTGTCTTTCCACCAAAATGTTTCTTAACAGAAATCATTTTTTGTTGGCCGATAAAACCGTGCCAGCAACCTAATGACTGAGTGTAGTTGGAGTGATCATCATCATAAGCGGCCATATCAGCACGCATAATGTTTGCAGTATATTGGGCGATATCTAAACCCGTTTTAAATTTGTTTTGAGCACGCATACGAGCGGCAGATTCTGGACTAATTGCATCCCACGGGGCACCAGCTGCATTTTTAGCAGCTCCGATTGTGTCAATGTCTTTATTTATTTGTGACATAGGTATTCCTCGTTCCATGAAGTTGAGATGTAGACCAAAAAACTGGTCGATTGCTAGCGGTTAGGCATGGACAAAGTTTAACCATTCATGTGATGATTTAGCTAATTTATAGCTATTATATTCGGTATTTATTATATGAATGTGGCCAGAATCGATCTCAACTTATTGGTATATTTAGATGTTCTGCTTCGAGAGCGAAATGTTACTCGTTCTGCAAGTCAACTTGGTATCACACAACCAGCAATGAGCAATGGACTTAAACGTCTGCGTGACCTATTTGGTGATCCATTATTGATAAGAACAAGCGAAGGAATGGTGCCAACGGAACGTGCTCAGAAGCTACAGCCAATTATCAGGAATGTTTTAGCGAACGTTGAAAAGGCGGTGCAGCCGACAGCCGATTTTTGCTCTGAAGATAGCGATCGGTTGTTTCGTATTATGGCGAGTGATTATACTGAGTCGACTCTGATTCGAGCGCTATTGAAGCGATTAGGTACCGTCGCGCCCAAAGTTCGTTTGGATATTATGACACCAAGTGACGTGAGCTACCAAGATGTGGAACAGGGTACAGTAGACATTGTAATTAACCGTTTCGACCATATTCCACAATCGTTCCATCAGACCAATATCTGGCATGACACCTTCTCCTGCCTATTCAGTTGTGATAATCCAGCAGCAAAACAATTTGATTTAGATGTTTATCTTCAAGCGCAACATGTGTGGATCAGCAAGACAGGAATGGGGACGGGAGTAGGAG comes from the Vibrio sp. DW001 genome and includes:
- a CDS encoding DUF350 domain-containing protein, whose amino-acid sequence is MQLLIDSIGNVGAFLLYFSLSLAFLLLFKVVYVRFTPYDEWALIKDGKNISAAVALAGSILGYSLAISGAASNSVNIVDFAVWGVVAFLAQIVAFFLVRFTFMPKVVERIENGEIPAGIVMAATSVSVGLLNAACMTY
- a CDS encoding DUF1190 domain-containing protein, whose product is MKKTKQVSLQRMRKSWRPFAQNSLSVAVVSAMLAGCGDTEDATIYQGVDDCSGDNPDFAEQCKAAYEYALEEAGRTGPKYNTENECTQEFGANACVQAPRSNWFMPAMTGFMFARMMTNNRPYYSQPMYSSRYPGSIFHDRWVSSDGQDYGSSRYKKSTVKVGRDQMKPKPTATKTMSRGGFGSTVSAKSSWGSSKSSSSKSWGG
- a CDS encoding glutathionylspermidine synthase family protein; the protein is MLRVDAKERRHWKALAKEYGFGFHSVYENPYWDESAYYQFTLEQIEKDIEDPTEEIHQMCLQVVDKVVGDDYWLRKFQIPEPMWENVLTSWKQKESSLYSRLDFAYDGKGAAKLYENNADTPTSLYETGFWQWLWLEDMVNSSQIRRDADQFNLLQELLIERFQEIAIQQPGQTLHFSCCKDSVEDRGTVQYIEDCALEAGLSTSFVFTEDIGLNNKKEFVDLNDQAVRWMFKLYPWEFMFREQYAGNLQEAKVNWLEPMWKSIISNKALLPLLWKMFPNHPNLIPSFFPDDKKISTLGDYVIKPLFAREGANISIVEKGKKTLQTDGPYGEEGVIYQAYHPLPKFGDNYTLIGSWLINDKPAGMSIREDVSRVTQDLSRYIPHIILD
- a CDS encoding peroxiredoxin C, which gives rise to MVLVGRQAPDFTSAAVLGNGEIVDNFNFAEFTKGKKAVVFFYPLDFTFVCPSELIAFDKRFQDFQDKGVEVIGVSIDSQFSHNAWRNTAIADGGIGKVQYPLAADVKHEICQAYGIEHPEAGVAFRASFLIDDEGVVRHQVVNDLPLGRNIDEMLRMVDALNFHLKHGEVCPAQWEEGKAGMDATPTGVAAFLAEHEDDLNK
- a CDS encoding hydrogen peroxide-inducible genes activator; its protein translation is MNKWPSLKQLHYIVTLHETRHFSHAAEKCFVSQSTLSKGIQNLEEMIGCPLYEKKDKKSPLVFTQAGELVVTHGKELLAKGQDLIELGKLCQGGTMQGQLRVGCIPTIAPFLLCDLVQEVNQRFPQLNLLLREDTTTNLLEALKHGQMDVLILALPVDIGNMHSKVVGQDPFRMVISRNQADGIRVPIKYDELPNESVFLLENEHCLTEHAVSACKLTDKDKINPFTATSLHTLVQMVANGLGTTFIPQMAIEHGLLENQNLIVVDPPGQQAYRDIGLVWRPSSSRYETFEKLAEVVSELM
- a CDS encoding isocitrate lyase, translated to MSQINKDIDTIGAAKNAAGAPWDAISPESAARMRAQNKFKTGLDIAQYTANIMRADMAAYDDDHSNYTQSLGCWHGFIGQQKMISVKKHFGGKTDGRYLYLSGWMVAALRSDFGPLPDQSMHEKTSVAGLVEELYTFLRQADARELGGLFRALDNARESGDTAAQASIQDQIDNHVTHVVPIIADIDAGFGNAEATYLMAKQMIEAGACCLQIENQVADEKQCGHQDGKVTVPHADFHAKLRALRYAFLELGIDNGIIVARTDSQGAGLTKEIAVVKEPGDQGDVYNSYLDAEEIDVAEMAEGDVCFNRDGKLLRPKRLPSGLYQFRSGTGEDRCVFDCIEAINAGADLLWIETEKPHIGQIKEMMDGVRAVHPNAKLVYNNSPSFNWTLNFRQQAYDAMVEAGEDVSAYHRDSLMSVEYDETELSIRADDKIRSFQADASRDAGIFHHLITLPTYHTAALSTDNLAKEYFGDQGMLGYVKGVQRKEIRQGIACVKHQNMSGSDLGDDHKEYFAGENALKAGGALNTSNQFN
- a CDS encoding LysR family transcriptional regulator — encoded protein: MNVARIDLNLLVYLDVLLRERNVTRSASQLGITQPAMSNGLKRLRDLFGDPLLIRTSEGMVPTERAQKLQPIIRNVLANVEKAVQPTADFCSEDSDRLFRIMASDYTESTLIRALLKRLGTVAPKVRLDIMTPSDVSYQDVEQGTVDIVINRFDHIPQSFHQTNIWHDTFSCLFSCDNPAAKQFDLDVYLQAQHVWISKTGMGTGVGVNPSDSQKLGWVDAELVRLGKTRNITVFTRHYLAAVLLAEETNLIVTIPTKAAQLQMNNPKLMIKPVPFPVAPFELKMAWSPLLQSNPGHQWMRRLIKDVASELESGITAQ